A portion of the Tepidanaerobacter syntrophicus genome contains these proteins:
- a CDS encoding TIGR01440 family protein codes for MDLKSISDNVSKAIEELFSIAPVKPGQILVIGCSTSEIMGGRIGKYSSMEAAEAVVEGIANVIPKYDVRLAAQCCEHLNRALVVEEKVAEQYNLEVVTVKPAMHAGGAFATMVFEKMEHPVVVEYIKGHFGLDIGDTLIGMHIKHVAVPVRLSINKIGQANLVAARYRPKLIGGARAVIPETWDKTGQK; via the coding sequence ATGGACTTAAAATCAATTAGCGATAATGTTTCAAAAGCAATTGAAGAGCTGTTTTCTATAGCCCCTGTAAAGCCCGGCCAGATTCTTGTGATAGGCTGCAGCACAAGTGAGATTATGGGCGGGAGAATAGGGAAATATTCCAGCATGGAAGCTGCAGAGGCTGTTGTGGAAGGCATAGCAAATGTCATACCAAAATATGATGTCAGACTTGCTGCTCAGTGCTGTGAGCACCTGAATCGCGCACTGGTTGTAGAGGAAAAAGTAGCAGAACAATATAATTTAGAAGTAGTCACAGTAAAACCTGCTATGCATGCCGGAGGCGCTTTTGCAACCATGGTTTTCGAGAAAATGGAGCATCCTGTGGTAGTGGAATACATAAAAGGACACTTCGGTCTTGATATAGGGGATACATTAATAGGAATGCACATAAAACATGTAGCTGTTCCGGTAAGGCTTAGCATCAATAAAATAGGACAAGCCAATCTTGTAGCGGCTCGTTACCGCCCTAAGCTCATCGGTGGCGCTCGAGCGGTAATACCTGAGACGTGGGATAAAACAGGTCAAAAATAA
- a CDS encoding ABC transporter substrate-binding protein, whose product MKKVRQFLVLLLILILCVSLVAGCAQSANKAPTNSKNTQENQTKVKNPDTMVVAYNDQPTTLDPHIAYDPESLQAISQVYEGLVTYKGGTNEVVPQLAERWETSSDGKVWTFYLKKNIKFTDGAPFNADAVKTSFERLLKINQGPAWMFDMIKSIDVVDEYTVRFNLEYAFVPFIHALANPSGPMIISPKAIKEHEENGDLAQNWLRQNMVGTGPYMLESWNMGQDFTLVKNPDYWGGWEGKHVSKVVYKVVQESSSQRLMLESGDADFANAIPRDVIEDLSKNPDITVQVDSTVNLLNLFFNNQRGALKDKRVRQAMAYGFSYDDCIKGVFNNLGKRMQGPLPPGMWAHDSTIKPYEKDVEKAKKLLEEAGYPGGKGLKFTIMVETGSEDYKKVAELFQSDMKELGIDISIQVLAWATIKDMLASAETAPDMFISGFYPDYLDPDNVLYALYSSRTIGSINESFYTNPQVDQLLEEARRSTDLAHREELYKRAQQIINDDCPAIFILVRDNITTMRSWVKGFVFHPILVNRYYFMYKE is encoded by the coding sequence ATGAAAAAAGTCAGACAATTTTTAGTGTTGCTATTAATACTGATTTTATGTGTTTCGTTAGTTGCCGGATGCGCTCAGTCAGCCAATAAGGCACCGACCAATTCGAAAAATACCCAGGAAAATCAGACGAAAGTTAAAAACCCCGATACCATGGTAGTAGCCTATAATGATCAGCCCACCACATTAGATCCTCATATAGCTTATGATCCAGAATCATTGCAAGCTATTTCACAGGTTTATGAGGGATTGGTTACTTACAAAGGCGGCACAAATGAAGTTGTCCCACAACTTGCGGAGAGATGGGAAACAAGCAGTGATGGAAAAGTGTGGACCTTCTACCTTAAAAAGAATATAAAGTTTACAGATGGAGCTCCATTTAACGCAGATGCTGTCAAAACTTCTTTTGAAAGACTGCTTAAAATTAATCAGGGGCCGGCGTGGATGTTCGATATGATAAAAAGCATAGATGTTGTTGATGAATACACCGTAAGATTTAACCTTGAATACGCCTTTGTTCCGTTTATTCATGCTCTTGCAAACCCCTCAGGTCCGATGATTATAAGCCCTAAGGCTATAAAAGAACATGAAGAAAATGGAGACTTGGCACAAAATTGGTTAAGACAAAACATGGTAGGTACCGGCCCTTATATGCTGGAAAGCTGGAATATGGGTCAAGACTTTACGCTGGTAAAAAACCCTGACTATTGGGGAGGATGGGAAGGAAAACACGTTTCCAAGGTTGTGTACAAAGTTGTTCAAGAATCTTCTTCCCAAAGACTTATGTTGGAAAGCGGAGATGCAGATTTTGCAAATGCCATACCGCGAGATGTTATAGAAGATCTTTCGAAAAATCCCGATATAACTGTACAAGTTGACAGTACCGTCAACTTGCTTAATCTGTTTTTTAATAACCAAAGAGGTGCTCTAAAAGATAAAAGAGTGCGTCAGGCTATGGCGTATGGATTTTCTTATGATGACTGCATAAAGGGCGTATTTAACAATTTAGGCAAAAGAATGCAGGGACCACTCCCGCCAGGAATGTGGGCCCATGATTCAACCATTAAACCCTACGAAAAAGATGTAGAAAAAGCTAAAAAGCTTCTAGAAGAAGCAGGATATCCGGGAGGAAAAGGTCTAAAGTTTACAATAATGGTAGAGACAGGCTCTGAAGACTATAAAAAAGTTGCAGAACTGTTTCAAAGCGATATGAAAGAACTTGGGATAGATATCAGCATACAGGTTTTAGCATGGGCAACCATAAAAGATATGTTGGCATCAGCGGAAACTGCACCTGATATGTTTATAAGCGGTTTTTATCCTGACTATTTAGACCCGGATAATGTGCTTTATGCTCTTTACAGCTCAAGAACCATAGGCAGCATAAACGAATCTTTCTATACAAATCCGCAAGTGGATCAGCTTTTAGAGGAGGCTCGCCGCTCTACGGATTTGGCCCATAGAGAAGAACTTTATAAAAGAGCCCAACAAATAATAAACGATGATTGTCCGGCAATATTTATACTTGTACGCGACAATATTACGACTATGAGGTCATGGGTAAAAGGTTTTGTATTTCACCCGATTCTCGTAAATCGCTATTACTTTATGTATAAG
- a CDS encoding PTS sugar transporter subunit IIB has protein sequence MNVLTVCGLGIGSSVILRVTVGKILDELGIKDYTINVADIGTAKSTPFDMVVTSTELADVLKKALPADKQFKVIPVSNFVDKNEIKSKIITCLKQMGKL, from the coding sequence ATGAATGTGCTAACAGTTTGTGGTTTGGGCATTGGCTCCAGCGTAATTCTTAGAGTTACAGTAGGCAAAATCCTTGATGAATTAGGTATTAAAGATTACACGATAAATGTTGCGGATATTGGAACTGCTAAATCTACGCCATTTGACATGGTTGTTACTTCTACTGAATTAGCTGACGTTTTAAAAAAAGCTCTACCTGCAGACAAACAATTTAAAGTAATTCCAGTTAGTAATTTTGTAGACAAAAATGAAATAAAATCAAAAATTATTACTTGCTTAAAGCAAATGGGGAAACTGTAA
- a CDS encoding carbon-nitrogen hydrolase family protein: protein MKLGVCQMSVSEKLEVNKNKIISFIKEASCQNMDFIGFPEMALTGYTPEILSDKNLNELVQNALDEISKTCETSKVGVAVGHPYTEEGKLYNSVSVFLPNGRTYSYDKKYPTKAELEYFEAGKKDLFVFTYKNKTIGIMICRDQNYPSLAKELKNKGAEFIYILSAHFYNPKEARWKLEKNRAIPITRAVENQVYVLLSNFVGSHLGMVSLGNSLIVDPEGAVAVSTGESEETLISISVLP, encoded by the coding sequence ATGAAACTTGGAGTATGTCAGATGTCTGTTTCTGAAAAACTTGAGGTTAACAAGAATAAAATCATCAGCTTCATAAAAGAAGCTTCTTGTCAAAATATGGATTTTATTGGTTTTCCGGAAATGGCGCTTACCGGTTATACGCCGGAAATTTTATCAGATAAAAATTTAAATGAATTGGTGCAAAATGCCTTAGATGAAATTAGCAAAACCTGCGAAACGTCAAAAGTTGGAGTCGCAGTAGGACATCCCTATACTGAAGAAGGCAAACTTTACAACAGTGTATCTGTATTTTTACCCAATGGGAGAACCTATAGCTATGATAAAAAATATCCTACAAAAGCAGAATTAGAATACTTTGAAGCGGGTAAAAAAGACCTTTTTGTTTTTACATATAAAAACAAAACAATTGGAATTATGATATGTAGAGACCAAAACTATCCAAGTCTTGCCAAAGAACTTAAAAATAAAGGGGCGGAATTTATATATATTCTATCAGCTCATTTTTATAATCCTAAAGAGGCCCGATGGAAGTTAGAAAAAAATAGGGCGATTCCTATAACAAGAGCGGTTGAAAACCAGGTTTATGTTCTGCTATCAAATTTTGTAGGTTCACATCTTGGAATGGTAAGCTTGGGCAATAGCCTGATTGTTGATCCGGAGGGAGCGGTGGCAGTTTCAACTGGAGAAAGCGAAGAAACCTTAATTTCAATTTCAGTTTTACCATAA
- a CDS encoding PTS ascorbate transporter subunit IIC — protein MSFLWSLINDFLGNSAILIGLVVLIGLLAQKKSSDQVITGTLKTIMGVIILSTGAGVMSGVISNYLSPLIKEAFNMQGIVPMTTSVVNIATTNYGSTVAYIIVGAFIVNLILARLTPLKYIFLAGHHFLYAASAITVGFAAAGITGMPVAIIGSILAGIAYVVLPAINNNFMRNITGGQPLAMGHFGATGYWLGGQVGKLFKSDKMVSTEDIKLPKALGFAKEVVCATTLVIVALFAICVAFAGTSYVATELKVTQNIVVFILIQGITFGAGLTILLQGVRMMIAEILVAFEGIASKVVPNAVPALDCPVVFPYAPNAVLIGFISATIAGILTSVIFGYLVGVAVVPPMIEFFFMGGTGGVFGNSTGGVKGAIAAGALQGVLFIILPYFYFVCCSSILAAQSVTVVDPDFCWIGMISNGIGRLLAGIGGF, from the coding sequence ATGAGTTTTTTATGGAGCTTAATAAATGACTTCCTTGGAAATTCAGCAATACTTATCGGTTTAGTTGTTCTGATAGGTCTTCTTGCGCAAAAAAAATCATCAGATCAGGTAATTACAGGCACTCTTAAGACTATTATGGGAGTTATTATTCTTAGTACTGGTGCAGGCGTTATGTCGGGCGTAATTTCAAATTATTTATCGCCTTTAATAAAAGAAGCTTTCAATATGCAAGGAATTGTTCCCATGACTACATCTGTAGTTAATATTGCAACCACAAATTATGGTTCGACTGTTGCCTATATTATTGTAGGGGCTTTTATAGTAAATTTAATACTTGCCAGACTCACCCCTCTTAAATATATATTCCTTGCAGGACATCATTTTCTCTATGCGGCCTCTGCAATAACCGTAGGCTTTGCAGCGGCAGGGATCACAGGTATGCCCGTTGCCATAATTGGCTCAATATTAGCTGGTATAGCATATGTGGTTCTTCCGGCAATAAATAATAATTTTATGAGAAACATAACAGGTGGGCAGCCTCTTGCAATGGGACACTTTGGAGCTACTGGCTATTGGCTCGGTGGGCAAGTTGGAAAATTATTTAAAAGTGATAAAATGGTGAGCACAGAAGATATTAAACTTCCAAAAGCACTTGGTTTTGCAAAAGAAGTTGTTTGTGCAACTACATTAGTTATTGTTGCTCTTTTTGCAATATGTGTAGCTTTTGCGGGTACATCTTATGTTGCTACAGAACTTAAAGTAACACAAAATATAGTTGTTTTTATTTTAATTCAAGGCATAACCTTTGGTGCTGGTCTTACAATACTTTTGCAAGGCGTAAGAATGATGATAGCAGAAATTTTAGTTGCATTTGAAGGAATAGCCTCTAAAGTTGTTCCCAATGCTGTTCCGGCGCTTGATTGCCCTGTTGTTTTTCCATATGCGCCAAATGCAGTTCTAATTGGTTTTATATCTGCTACAATTGCGGGTATTCTTACTTCTGTTATATTTGGTTATCTTGTTGGCGTAGCTGTTGTTCCCCCAATGATAGAATTCTTCTTCATGGGTGGCACTGGAGGAGTTTTCGGAAACTCAACAGGTGGAGTTAAAGGTGCGATAGCTGCTGGAGCACTACAAGGTGTATTATTTATAATTTTACCTTATTTTTATTTTGTATGTTGCAGTTCTATTTTAGCGGCACAAAGTGTAACAGTAGTTGATCCTGATTTTTGCTGGATAGGAATGATATCGAATGGAATAGGACGACTTTTAGCTGGTATAGGAGGATTTTAA
- a CDS encoding cyclase family protein — MSEQDLLKGTKIIDISSPLYNEMDKYPSLEGFKLQWIRTISNEDRANMSRITMESHVGTHVDAPLHFIKNGKSIDQMPLQNLLGIAEVIEIPYPCTVTKEFLEKYYKGNRILLFKFGKNRYNRNFDYFDLTATDFFIRHGVKALGTDNFSVDSKNTKYKIHEALLKNEVWIVEGLNFENVTSGVFEFICLPLLIKNAEGSPARAILLEKENAN; from the coding sequence ATGAGTGAACAAGATTTACTAAAAGGAACTAAAATTATAGATATTAGTTCGCCATTATATAATGAGATGGATAAATATCCAAGTTTAGAAGGATTTAAGCTTCAGTGGATAAGAACAATAAGCAATGAGGATCGCGCAAATATGTCTCGGATTACAATGGAAAGCCATGTCGGAACCCATGTGGATGCTCCTTTACATTTTATAAAGAATGGCAAAAGCATAGATCAAATGCCACTTCAAAACCTTTTAGGAATTGCAGAAGTTATAGAGATTCCTTATCCTTGCACAGTAACAAAAGAATTTTTGGAAAAATATTACAAAGGTAATAGAATTCTTCTTTTTAAATTTGGGAAAAATCGATATAATCGTAATTTTGATTACTTTGATTTAACAGCTACTGATTTTTTTATTCGACACGGTGTGAAAGCTTTAGGAACTGATAACTTTAGCGTGGATAGTAAAAATACTAAATATAAAATTCATGAGGCTCTATTAAAAAATGAAGTTTGGATAGTAGAAGGTTTAAACTTCGAAAATGTAACCTCGGGAGTGTTCGAGTTTATTTGCCTACCATTGCTTATTAAAAATGCTGAAGGTTCTCCGGCTAGAGCTATTTTGCTAGAAAAGGAGAATGCAAATTGA
- a CDS encoding SDR family oxidoreductase gives MISGATGLLGSELAEHFSKCDEVFSLKGSKDINILDFSSITETIVRIKPHLIIHAAAMRDLDICEENPEQTYLVNTLGTRNLLNAARKAKSIFAYISSNSVFDGKKENAYTEFDEVNPINVYGKSKLKSEEEVKASGIPCFILRVPYLYGIDGHPDRNYILKIVKALKTNMPMILACDQKDNPTYVKDLAFMIEKVIKSDAYGLYHLGNKGTASRYEFAVEIAKTLGLQYENILIPKTIQDMKRMAPRPANTTLSTLVYETIFDKNIRNWKEALHECLEKVDEKTL, from the coding sequence GTGATAAGTGGTGCAACGGGATTATTAGGTTCTGAGCTTGCTGAACATTTTTCAAAGTGTGATGAAGTGTTTTCTTTAAAAGGTTCTAAAGATATAAATATTCTAGATTTTTCATCGATAACTGAAACAATTGTCCGTATTAAACCACATTTAATTATACATGCTGCCGCAATGAGAGATTTGGACATATGCGAAGAAAATCCTGAGCAAACATACTTAGTCAATACTCTAGGAACGAGGAATTTATTAAATGCTGCTAGAAAGGCAAAATCAATATTTGCATATATTAGCTCAAATTCAGTATTTGATGGTAAAAAGGAAAACGCATACACTGAGTTTGATGAAGTAAATCCTATTAATGTTTATGGCAAAAGTAAACTAAAATCTGAAGAGGAGGTAAAAGCCTCTGGTATTCCGTGCTTTATTTTACGCGTTCCTTATCTGTACGGAATAGATGGCCATCCTGATAGAAATTATATTTTGAAGATAGTTAAAGCCCTTAAAACTAATATGCCAATGATTTTAGCATGCGATCAAAAAGATAATCCTACGTATGTAAAAGATTTAGCTTTTATGATTGAAAAAGTTATTAAAAGTGATGCATACGGCTTATACCATTTAGGTAACAAGGGAACAGCAAGCCGGTATGAATTTGCCGTTGAGATCGCAAAAACATTAGGATTGCAATATGAAAATATCTTAATCCCTAAGACAATACAAGATATGAAGAGAATGGCTCCGCGGCCAGCTAATACAACATTATCAACATTAGTTTATGAAACCATATTTGATAAGAATATCCGCAATTGGAAAGAAGCTCTGCACGAGTGCTTGGAAAAAGTTGATGAAAAAACTTTATAA
- the yfcE gene encoding phosphodiesterase — translation MRIAILSDTHGSLDAFNKVLEIAKPYDYIIHAGDILYHGPRNPLPEGYNPAELAKAINKLDVPFIAAAGNCDAPIDQVVLSVPIQSPYALLIIDGCKILITHGHQTTEEELISLAKKWKIDILITGHTHVKVLEKKEGLILLNPGSCALPKDGTPSFAIFEKSNLSLVNIETGDPIKSIAL, via the coding sequence ATGAGAATTGCAATATTAAGTGATACTCATGGAAGCTTAGATGCTTTTAATAAAGTTTTGGAAATAGCAAAGCCATATGACTATATTATTCATGCAGGAGATATACTTTATCACGGACCGAGAAATCCCTTGCCCGAAGGCTACAATCCTGCAGAACTTGCAAAAGCCATAAACAAATTGGATGTACCATTTATAGCAGCGGCAGGCAACTGTGATGCACCCATTGATCAGGTGGTGCTTTCAGTTCCGATTCAGTCTCCTTATGCATTACTGATAATTGATGGGTGTAAAATTCTCATTACGCATGGTCATCAAACCACAGAAGAGGAACTTATTTCACTTGCTAAAAAATGGAAAATTGATATTTTAATAACAGGCCACACTCATGTAAAAGTCTTAGAAAAAAAAGAAGGGCTGATACTTTTAAATCCGGGTTCTTGTGCGCTGCCAAAAGACGGTACACCATCTTTTGCTATTTTCGAAAAATCAAATCTATCCCTTGTCAATATTGAAACCGGTGACCCTATTAAAAGTATTGCCCTATGA